The Streptomyces sp. R28 region AGCCTGTGGACGACCCGTCGAATTCGGGGAAATCCCAGTATCTGTGGGTTCGCGTCTCGCCGTTGTTCAGATCAAAGGTGACAATGGAGCCCGCCGGCGCGAGTTCAATTTCCTCGTACCAGGTCCGAGGCGGGCTGTCGTCGAAGACCATGGCGCCAGTCATCAACTGGTCGGAGAGAGCACCAGCCCAGTCGATCCTGCGTGGACAGGCCGAGTCCTCGAACAGGGCCTTTATCTCCGAGGAAAAGACAATGCGCTCGCTGTTGCGGTGGTAGAACAACGGCTTGATACCGAACCGGTCCCGGGCGAACACCAGACGGTTGCGGTCCCGGTCCCACAGGACGAGGGAGAACATGCCGCGGACGTTGTCCAGGAACGCCAGACCGTCCCGCTGGTACAGGTGGAGCAGAACCTCGCAGTCGGATCCAGTCCTGAGTCGAGCGCCCCTCGGTAGTCCCGCAGCCAGCTCCCGGTGGTTGTAGATCTCTCCGTTGGCGATCAGTACGAGGGAACCGTCTTCGGTGCTGAGGGGCTGGCCACCGCCGACCGGGTCCACCAGGGAAAGCCGCACGAAACCCAGACCGACAGGCCCGGACCGGTGGAAAGCCTCGCCGTCGGGCCCGCGGTGCGCGACCATCCCGGTCATACGCCGGAGCAGATCATCCGCCTCGCCACCGAGCGAGCCGCCTCCGCACCTGGCAACTCCAGCCAAACCGCACATAGGTCCCCCACCTGCACTGACATTTTCAACTATTGAAACAATGCTGCGAATGTGCCGCACCCGTATGGGTGCGGCACATTCAGACATCAGGCGACGTTCGTGAGAACGGTGCCGAAGACGACCTTCTTGGCCACCGGCTTGGTGTACTTACGCATGGGTTCCACCTCCTTCTGAGACACGCTGAAGCGTCCCGCGAAGCGCCAATTTTTGGCATAGGCAGACCAATAAAGAGACCACCGCGCAGAGCGCAGCAAGATCTTTGGACGAAAGCGTGGAGTCAGCACACATAAATGGCAGTACCAGCTCCGGTAAATCCCCCGTCACGCCTTTATTGGCGCCACTTCCCCGTTACAGCCCCGCTTGTTGACGTCAGTGGATCATTCGCCATCCCCGCCAGTCAAGACCCGGAGGCAATCTCGGAGGAGACCCACAGGCTGGCCTGCTCCGGGTCCGATTAATCCCATCAAGCTGGGTTAATTTCCAGCCACTGAATGTCTCATTCCGTACTTCGCATATCCAGAACTCACTGTAATGCTTGCCAAGTGTCCAATAGTGGACATTTCTACAGAATTTACTTAGATGCAAGCCTTGTGGCCACCATGAACGTCAGTAAAGTGATCTCCTTGTGGAACTGACCTCGGAGGGGAAATGACTGACCTTACTTCGGAGCGGGAAACGTCGACAAAGGCGACGAACGCCAGCGTCTTCTGGCGTTTCTGGACGGCCTCCACCGCCAGCAGCGTTGGCAGCGCGGTCACAGCGGTGGCGCTGCCTCTCGTCGCGGTGGAGACGCTGAACGTCTCGAACTTCGAAGTAAGCCTCATTGCTGCTGCAAGCTATGCGGCCTGGCTCATCATCGGACTGCCGGCCGGAGTCATCGTCCAGCGTCTGCCACTGCGCGGCACGCAGGTGGCGATGGACCTCCTGCGCGCAGCGGCCATCCTTTCGATTCCAGTGACAGCCGCTCTCGGCGTCCTCTCCATAGTCCAGCTGGTCACGGTGGCCCTTGTGATCGGGCTGGCTAATGTCGTCTTCGACGTCGGTAACTCCTCCTTCCTGCCCTCGATTGTCAGTAAGGAGGAGCTCACGTCACGCAACAGCCTTACCTCGGCTTCCGGCGCGGCAACCGACCTCGGCGGACCGTCACTTGGTGGCTTCCTTGTCCAGTTCTTCGGAGCGGCCACCAGCCTGATCGTCGACGCCGTCAGCTATGTGATCTCCGCAGTGCTGCTCTGGAGCCTGCCCCGGCCGGCCCCGACGCCGCCCGCGAAGACCGGTATCTCGTTTGCGACGCTACTCAAGGACGGGGTCCGCTACGTCGTGCGGCACCGCGTCATGGCGCCATGCGTGGCGGCGGCCACCCTTATCAACTTCGTCGCGGGCGCCCAGATGGCGCTCACTCCGGTCTTCCTGGTCCGGACTTTGGACGCCCCCGCGGCAGTCGTCGGCCTCCTGATGGCCTCTGGGGGCCTAGGCAGTCTGATCGGCGCGGTCTGGACCCCGCTCGTCAGCAAACGCCTGGGTAGTGCCCAGGCCGTGATCTTCGCGAGCTTCACCGCCGCCGCTGCCACCGTCCTGATGCCTTTGGCCGGCAGTGGGTGGTCCGTCGTCCTCTTCGCTCTGGGCAACGCGGGATCTACCACCGGCGTGGTCGTGTTCAGTGTCCTCACACGGACGCACCGTCAGACCGTGACCCCGCCGGACCTCCTGCCCCGCGTCATGGCGACGGTGCGCTTCATCTCCTGGGGTGCCATCCCCTTCGGTGCTCTGGCCGCAGGCATCACAGCCACCGCCGTCGGCCCGCGCGGTGCGCTGTGGCTGACCTGCCTGGTCATCGCCATCGCACCGGTGGTCCTGCTGCTCAGCCCGATCCGCCGGATGCGGGACCTTGCTGCCGAAGGCCAGTAACTTTTTGCCTCCATCGACACCACCGGCGAGCTGCCGTGGTACTTCGACTACGGTCCGGCCGGTGCCGACCAGGACCCGGGCCGTCTGCTGAAGGTCCGTCGCCCCGCGCTCAAGCCGGGCAGCAAGGACGTCGTCGAGGGCGAGACCGCCTCCAAGGTGGTCTACGAGGTGCCGCTCACCCGCGGCGCGGGCGGCCCGTACGACATGGACGGCGCCACCGCGGCCACCTGGGGCCAGTCGGACGCACCCACGGACGCGACCGCCGTCTTCGACGTCGAGTCGGACCCGGGCACCCACACCGCCACCGCCACCACGCCGGGCAAGGACGGCTACCAGCAGGCCGCCGTCCACTACCTCAACGCCTCGGCACAGGAGGTGAACTCGGCCACCTGGTCGCCGACCAGCGTAGGTGACATCGACACCACGGAATACGACCGGTTCGGCAACGCCGTCCGCACGCTGGACGCGTCGGGCCGCATGCTGGCCCTGGGCAAGGGCGACGGCGCCGACGGTGCGGCGGCCGAGCTGGAACTGCCCGACGATTCCGCGGCCCGTGCAGCGATGCTCGACAGCCGCAGTGTCTACAGCCGTGACGGCCTGGACCTGCTCGAAGAGCTCGGCCCCGTCTACCGGGCCCAACTGGAGGAGGACGTCCCGGCCCAGTCCGACCCGCCGATGCCGACGGTGAAGGCCGGGGAGTCGGTGGTCGTCCGCTCCCACACGGTCCACGTCTACGACGAGGGCAAGCCGGACGGGGCGGCCTACCACCTGGAGACGACCACCCGTGAGGGCGCCCGCATCGAGGGCTACACGGCGGACGTCGAGGTCCGGGTCACCAAGACCGGCTACGGTGCGCCCATCGGAGGCACCTCCGGCTGGACGCTGCGCGCCGAGACGTCCGTCACCACTGACGCGGTGACTGGCGGGGCGAACCTGACCTCGACGATCAAGTACGACGCGGCAGGCCGAGCGGTCGAGTCGCGCAGACCGGGCTCCGACGGCGCGGACGCCGGCACGGTGAAGACCGTCTTCTGCACGGCGGGCGCCAACCCGGACGACGCGTCCTGCGGCAACCGGCCCGAATGGGCGGGCAACCCGTGCGTCACGCTGCCCGGCGGCAAGGTCACCGGCGCGGACACCGCCCGTATGCCCGACACCCTGCCCATCAAGCGGATCACCCGCTACTCGCGCTTCGGAGACATCGAGGAGACCACCGAGACCAACGCGGGCAAGTCCCGCAAGACGGTGACCGCCTATGACGCGGCCGACCGGATCCTGTCCACCGAGATCACCTCCGACGTCGGCAAGGCGTTGCCGCAGGTGACCACCGAGTACGACCCGGTCACCGGCAACGCCGTGAAGACCATGGCCGACGGCAAGACCGTCACCCGCGTCTTCGATCTCCTGGACCGGCTGCTGTCCTACTCGGACGCTGACGGCGGCACCACCACCACCGAGTTCGACAAGTACGGCAAGCCGGTCAAGGTCGGCGACAACACCGGCTCGACCACCTACGCCTACGACCGCACCCTGGAACCCCGCGGGTTCGTGACCTCGGTCACCGACAGCGTCGCGGGCACTTTCACCGCGAAGTACGGTCCCGACGGCCAGATGGTCGAGCAGACCTACCCGGGCGGCTACGTCCGCAAGGACACCTACAACGCAGTGGGCGAGGCCACGGGCCGTACCTACACCCGCACCTCGGACGGCGCGGTCGTCTACGGCCAGCACATCGAGCTGACCACCCAGGGCGCCATCGCCTCCGACACCGCCTCCACCGACAGCAAGGAGTACTCCTACGACCGGCTCGGCCGCCTGACCAAGGCCGTCCAGTCCACCACCGCCCAGGGCTGCGTCACCCGCAGCTACGGCTTCGACGAGTCCGGCCGCAGCATCGCCGGCCGTATGAACCGCACCTCCAAGACGGTCACCCCGGCCGCCGAAGACGGCTCCTGCGCCACCACCGGCGCCGCGGTCACCACCAGCTCCTACGACAGCGCCGACCGGCTGCTGACCGCGGGCTACACCTACGACGCCTTCGGCCGTACCACGGCCACCGGCACCGGCTCGGCCAACACCTACTGGGCCAACGACCTGGTCGCGAGCCAGACCGCGGGCGACACCCGCCAGTCCTGGACGCTCGATCCCGCCCTGCGCTTCGAGGCGTTCACCACCGAGAAGAAGCAGGCGGACGGCACCTGGGCGAACGCCACCAGCAAGCTCAACCACTACGGGGACGACTCCGACGAGCCCCGCTGGATCATCGAGGACACCACCCAGGGCACGCTCACCCGTAATGTCTCCGGCCCCGACGGCGACCTGACCGCGACCACGTCCGCCACCGGCGACGTGCAGCTGCAGTTCGCCAACCTGCACGGCGACGTGTCCGTCACCCTCGACACGGCGATGACCGCGCCGAAGGTGCTGCTCTACGACGAGTTCGGCGTCCCTACCGACGGCCAGGCATCGCAGCGCTACGGCTGGCTCGGCGCCAAACAGCGTTCCGGCGAGGCCCTGGACGGCGTCATCCTCATGGGCGCCCGCCTCTACAGCCCCGAGCTGGGCCGGTTCCTGCAGACCGACCCCGACGCCGGCGGCAACGCCAACGCCTACGACTACTGCACCGGCGACCCCGTCAACTGCGTCGACCTCGACGGGCACTGGGGCTTCAGCTGGAAGAAGGCGTTCCGACGGGTCGCCCGGGTCGCGGAGGTCGCCTCCTACATCCCCGGCCCGATCGGCAACATCGCCTCCGCCGTCGGCGCCATCTCGTATGCGGCCACCGGCAACTGGCGCAAGGCCGCCGAAATGGGCGTCGGCGTCGCCTTCGGCTCCGCAGGCCGCCTCGCGGTCAAGGGCTTCAAGGCCGCCCGCGCCCTCCGCAAGGCGAGCCGCGTCCGGCGCTCGTTCTCCAGAGCCCGGTCGGTCTTCCGGCGCTCCCGGTGCAACTCCTTCGCCCCGGACACACCGGTCCTGATGGCCGACGGCAGCTACCTGCCCATCGATGCCATCGAGATCGGCGACTACGTCGCCGCCACCGACCCCGAGACCGGCGAGACCTACGCCGAACCGGTCCTGGACGTCATCGAGGGCTACGGCACCAAGCACCTGATCGAGATCGACACCGACCTCGACCCGTCGACTCTGCCGCTCCAGGCGACGGCGGATCATCCGCTGTGGGTCGTCGGCAAGGGCTGGGTGAAAGCCGCCGACGTGAAGGCCGGAGACTCCCTGAAGTCTCCTGACGGGAGCACGCACGAGGCCACCACGGTAATCAATCGCGGACAGCTGCCCGACCAGCTGGTCTTCAACCTCAACGTCGGCAACACGCACACCTACGTAGTGCACGTGGCAGCCGCCGATGTCCTGGTCCACAACAGTAGCTGCCGAATATCCAGCCGCGACTGGTCCGGCCACATCTACCCGAGACATATTTCGAGGAACTCGTTCAAGAAGAAGACCAAGTTCTACGGAAGCCGTCATCACGTTCGGGGTTTGATCAAGGACACCGTAAGAACGGGCACACGGAGCAAGGCGAAAAATGGTCGACCGGGCCACCTGTATGAGAAGAGATAAAATGACCCGGTAGGCCAGCAAGGGAGAAGAAATAAGTACCGCGTTCGGGTCGTCGTGATCCGTGGGCGGGTAATCACGGCGTATCCCTTCTAGAGGAAATGCGGGAGGGGGCAACAACAGCTCCCTCCCGCATTTTCGCGAGTTCACCCCCCGAAAGAGAAGCGACTATGACATCAACAGTCATCAGCTGTCGTATAGAGGTGGCAGCAGGGACGCTGGACCGAGCTGCCAAGCGGATTCCCGAGGCCAGTTTGACGGACCTGACTTATCGGTTCCCGCTCGGAACAGTCACGCTTGAGGGGAGTGGCGCCGTCTTCTCCGTCGAGGAGGTGACCGTATTCGATTTCACCAGAGGAATGCTGTACGCCCTGGGGGATCTGGGGAAGGACGGAGAAGCAGAGTACGACTTCACCGAAGGGGAGGGAAGCCTGTTGATGAAGATCCGTTCAGATCAGCTGGTCGAGGTTACTGCCGACTTTACAGACGGGACGATCACGGCTAGTTATGCACAGATTTCCTCAGCAGTTCGGGAGGCTTCCCTCGGGCTGTTGGAACGCATTGAGGCCTCTTGTCCCAAGGCCCTAAGGAACACGTACATCGCAGAACTGGCGGCGGAACTGCAGCGGCAGAAGGGGGCCTAGCGGCACCATTTGACCGCTCAAGCAGGCCGTTTGCGCACAGGGAAACTACGCTCTTTACCCGCAAGACTGGCGAGCGCGGCCGGTTCGACGCCGCCCACGAACCCGGCCACCTGGTCCTGCACTCCGAGCACCGTATCCCCGGCGGCCAGGAAGGAGAGCCAGAGGCCAATGCCTTCGCCTCCGCTTTCCTCATGCCCCGGGCAGGCATCGTCGCCCAGCGCCTGAACGACGCCTCGGTGGAGCGGATCCTCAGTGCCAAGCGCCGGTGGGGTGTCTCCGCCATGGCCCTGGCCTACCGGCTCCGCGCTCTTGACCTGCTGTCCGAATGGCGCCACACCCAGACCGTCAAGAAACTCGCCCAGTTGGGATACCGCACCGGCGAGCCAGGTTCCCTGCTGGCCCGGGAGAACAGCCAGCTCCTGGCCAAGGTTTTCGACGCCCTGCGTACCAAGAGGATGACGCCTGCTGATGTCGCGGTCCAGATGGGAATCCACTCCGACGACCTGAATGACTACGTCTTCGGACTCGTGCCCATCAGCGTCCCCGGCGAAGGCAGGCACTCGGCAGCGCCGCGCCCCGGACTGAGCATGGTTCACAATGCCGCCCCGGCAGGACACCCACAGTCCGGCGCCGCCCTCACGGTTTCCACCGCCTCCACCGAGCCGACGACAGCCGTCGAAGGACCAAGCGACGACGCCATGGCAAGCCTCACACCTTTGCGGCGCCCCACCCGGTCCGGTCCATCCGGTCCGAGGATGCCTCGTCGAACGTGATCTTTGGTAACTCGCTCCAGCCCGCACGTCCTTCCTGTGAGCCCGGGCAGGACGTGCCCGAGCGCTACCAGTGGGTCAGGTCGAATACTTCCGAGCAATAGGGGTCCACGGCGTCCGAGGGGTTGTACTGCAACTGGTCGCCGGCGATGAGCGAGGGCAGGGCAGCGGCCAGGCCCGTGATGCCCACGGCCACGGCTCCTTCTTCGTCGCGAAGTGACACGTCGAGACCCACCGTGTCGGACAGCCCCTCGCCGGTCACGTAGAGACGCGCGCTGTGCTGGTCGAGGAGGAGGAAGCCGAGCAGACACAGCTTCCCGGCGCGCTCGTGACCCCCGGGCGGGGTGATTCCTGCGGCTGCCGCGTGGAGAGCGTCCGTGAGGTCGAACTCCGGACCGTCCTCCAGGAGCCGCCCCACGTTCTCCGCGGCCACGACGGGGATGCCGTGCCCCTCACGGTCGTGGCCCGCTGCGGTCCGTGGATCGTCGGACGCCTGCCGTACGGCCTGCCGCAGAGCCGCTGCCAGTGCGGAGGCGGGGATGTTGTCGCCGTGGTGGTCCACCAGAGGCAGGTCGTATGCCACCGAGGTCCCAATGTCGTGGCCGTCCCAGACGGCCACTCTCCCCACGCCTCGTTTCGACGGGACGGGAAGCACGCCCCGGACGACAGGGCCGTCACCCAGGGGTGCCGCCGTGAACCGGAGCATGCCCCGGACGAGAGCGGTTTGCAGCCGGGCCAGCCCTTCGTTCTCCCACCGCTGCATCGGCGCGGACTCCTGACTGCCGCCGGTGAGTGGAGTCGTCATGTCTCGTTCACCGCATCGGGGCACTTGTTGCGAGCAACCCGCTCACAGTATGCAGTGATGGTGCCGATCTTGTGGCTGTGGTCGGCGAGCTCGTAGTCGCCGTCCGCGGTCCTGTAGCTGTACTGGGCGATCACCTTGATCCGGGCGAGGATCGCGCCGAGACGGTTGGTCAGCACGCCTCCGTAGACCCGACGTGCTCCTTCCTTCTCTTCGGGGCGTTCACTGGTGACGATCTTGATCACTTTGGGATCGTGAATGTTGTGCGGTCCTGAGAAGTGCCGCCAGCCGAACTTGCTGTTGCCTTCCCGGGTCGGGATGTTCTTCCCCTCGCCGTCCTTGCTGACGAACTTGACCACGCTCCAGTGGCTGACCGACGGGCCAGTGCCGGCACTTGGCGAA contains the following coding sequences:
- a CDS encoding ImmA/IrrE family metallo-endopeptidase, with product MSQGPKEHVHRRTGGGTAAAEGGLAAPFDRSSRPFAHRETTLFTRKTGERGRFDAAHEPGHLVLHSEHRIPGGQEGEPEANAFASAFLMPRAGIVAQRLNDASVERILSAKRRWGVSAMALAYRLRALDLLSEWRHTQTVKKLAQLGYRTGEPGSLLARENSQLLAKVFDALRTKRMTPADVAVQMGIHSDDLNDYVFGLVPISVPGEGRHSAAPRPGLSMVHNAAPAGHPQSGAALTVSTASTEPTTAVEGPSDDAMASLTPLRRPTRSGPSGPRMPRRT
- a CDS encoding RHS repeat-associated core domain-containing protein, with amino-acid sequence MPLTRGAGGPYDMDGATAATWGQSDAPTDATAVFDVESDPGTHTATATTPGKDGYQQAAVHYLNASAQEVNSATWSPTSVGDIDTTEYDRFGNAVRTLDASGRMLALGKGDGADGAAAELELPDDSAARAAMLDSRSVYSRDGLDLLEELGPVYRAQLEEDVPAQSDPPMPTVKAGESVVVRSHTVHVYDEGKPDGAAYHLETTTREGARIEGYTADVEVRVTKTGYGAPIGGTSGWTLRAETSVTTDAVTGGANLTSTIKYDAAGRAVESRRPGSDGADAGTVKTVFCTAGANPDDASCGNRPEWAGNPCVTLPGGKVTGADTARMPDTLPIKRITRYSRFGDIEETTETNAGKSRKTVTAYDAADRILSTEITSDVGKALPQVTTEYDPVTGNAVKTMADGKTVTRVFDLLDRLLSYSDADGGTTTTEFDKYGKPVKVGDNTGSTTYAYDRTLEPRGFVTSVTDSVAGTFTAKYGPDGQMVEQTYPGGYVRKDTYNAVGEATGRTYTRTSDGAVVYGQHIELTTQGAIASDTASTDSKEYSYDRLGRLTKAVQSTTAQGCVTRSYGFDESGRSIAGRMNRTSKTVTPAAEDGSCATTGAAVTTSSYDSADRLLTAGYTYDAFGRTTATGTGSANTYWANDLVASQTAGDTRQSWTLDPALRFEAFTTEKKQADGTWANATSKLNHYGDDSDEPRWIIEDTTQGTLTRNVSGPDGDLTATTSATGDVQLQFANLHGDVSVTLDTAMTAPKVLLYDEFGVPTDGQASQRYGWLGAKQRSGEALDGVILMGARLYSPELGRFLQTDPDAGGNANAYDYCTGDPVNCVDLDGHWGFSWKKAFRRVARVAEVASYIPGPIGNIASAVGAISYAATGNWRKAAEMGVGVAFGSAGRLAVKGFKAARALRKASRVRRSFSRARSVFRRSRCNSFAPDTPVLMADGSYLPIDAIEIGDYVAATDPETGETYAEPVLDVIEGYGTKHLIEIDTDLDPSTLPLQATADHPLWVVGKGWVKAADVKAGDSLKSPDGSTHEATTVINRGQLPDQLVFNLNVGNTHTYVVHVAAADVLVHNSSCRISSRDWSGHIYPRHISRNSFKKKTKFYGSRHHVRGLIKDTVRTGTRSKAKNGRPGHLYEKR
- a CDS encoding MFS transporter → MTDLTSERETSTKATNASVFWRFWTASTASSVGSAVTAVALPLVAVETLNVSNFEVSLIAAASYAAWLIIGLPAGVIVQRLPLRGTQVAMDLLRAAAILSIPVTAALGVLSIVQLVTVALVIGLANVVFDVGNSSFLPSIVSKEELTSRNSLTSASGAATDLGGPSLGGFLVQFFGAATSLIVDAVSYVISAVLLWSLPRPAPTPPAKTGISFATLLKDGVRYVVRHRVMAPCVAAATLINFVAGAQMALTPVFLVRTLDAPAAVVGLLMASGGLGSLIGAVWTPLVSKRLGSAQAVIFASFTAAAATVLMPLAGSGWSVVLFALGNAGSTTGVVVFSVLTRTHRQTVTPPDLLPRVMATVRFISWGAIPFGALAAGITATAVGPRGALWLTCLVIAIAPVVLLLSPIRRMRDLAAEGQ